From the Bacillus sp. FJAT-22090 genome, the window AAAATATGCTATTTTATAGCTATTATACCAATCTTTAATAATGTTGTTATATATTAAAAGTGCAATTGAAAAAGCTACTTCTTCAACTAGCGGGTGCTTTAGTGAAACAAGACCATCGTTTCGATGGTCTATTTTTATATCTAGATTATCAAGTAGAATTCGACGGTCCAGTGTGAAATGCTACACTTAAACTAACGTAACAGGATAGTTGAAAAAGGAAATTATGGTTAATAAGGAGAATTAATAACAATCTAATTTTCTACTCTCTAGAATAAGGAGTGCTTAAGATAATTAAAATTAAATTATTCCTAAAACAAGATTATCTATTTGAGAAAATATTAGAAACTATAGCAACTAATTCAAACATATATCAGGATATCGCAATATATGAAGGTAAAAAAGACGCAGGCGATAATTTTAAAGTTAAAGCTAATTAATGATTTTATTGCTCTACCTTATTCAACTAACGGTTGCTTTAGTTAAATAAGACCATCATTAGGTATTGTTTTTTTATGTAGAAAAGTTAAATAAAATAATCTGAAATAGATGTATTCGAGGGGGGGTAAGTATGAAAAAATTAAGTTTGTTATTCGTATGTTTATTTTTTCTATTATTAACAGCCTGTAATAATGAAGAACCTTTAATAGAAATTGAAGTAAAAGTTTCTTCAATCAGTGATGATGAATACAGTAAAGTTGGTGCCACTAAAGATTTAATTGAACCAAAGCAAGAAGATTTTAAGGTACTTGAGTATACATTTAATATGAAACACACAGATGCTGTGACTAATCGACAAATTGAGAGTTTTGAAGATTGGAGAAAAACGCTAAATAGCATAGATGAAATTGACCGTTATTGGTATGGAAGTGCTTCATCACAAGATAACGCATCTGAAAACTTTGCGGAATATCAATATAAACTTGTTTATTACGCAAAAGGATTATCTGAAGAGGATATTAAGAAAGCGTTTAGTGATGCAAAGCTTACAGTTTCGTGGACTGACAATAATAATGAACAAGAAGAAAAACAATACAAAATAGCGGATTTAATAGAGTTTAATAACGATTAAGAAGGTCTTATTCTACTAATGGGTGCTTTAGCTGAAGAACACGAGTTGCTTTAGACAGCTCATTTTTTAATATTGAACTAACGCAGCAGGTTAGTATAACTAGCAGGTATTATTAAAGGGAGGTCGAATAATATAATTTAATGAGTTATTCAAGTAAATGCTAAGTGTTTAAAAGAGAAAGAGGTGTTGAACGTGAAAAAAGTAAAAGAAAAAAATGAATTTTTGGAATGGGCAAAAGCAATAGGAATTGCTATTTTATTTGCATGTGGTATTCGATTTTTCCTATTTACACCTATTGTAGTTGACGGTGCTTCTATGATGCCCACATTTGAGAATGGTGACAGAATAGTAGTGGATAAAATCGGACCAAAATTGATGGAGTATGAAAGATTTGATGTGATTGTATTTGAAGCAAAAGAAGATACTAATTATATCAAACGTATTATTGGTATTCCTGGTGACCGCATCGCTTATGAAAACGATGAACTTTTTATTAATGGTGAGAGGTACGAAGAACACTACTTAGAGGAATATAAAAAAGCTTTGATAGACAATGGTACACTTACAGGAGACTTTACATTAGAAGAATATTTAGGTGAATTAACTGTGCCAGATGGATACTTTTTTGTACTAGGAGATAATCGTCGTAACAGCACAGATAGCAGAGATCCGAGTGTTGGATTTGTTTCGAAGGATAAAATATTGGGTACCGCAAAAATTGTATTTTTACCTCTAGATAATTTAAAGATAATAAAATGATAAAGTGAATTGTAAATGAAATAAGTTAATTGATGTTCCTGTTCAACTAACGGGTGCTTTAGTGAAAAAAGACCATCATTTTGATGGTCTATTTTTACCCCCTAAACAAAAAGTAGATTTTGGCGATCAAATTTTTCTAAATTTAAAAACCATCTAAGGTGACTTTTAAAACTTAATTCAATTTATAATAATTATATATTTTATATAACTTTTTTCCCTAACCAATGAGCAAATAAAACAAGAGGAATTATAAGAAAACCAAAAGGTAGACTTATAATTATAATCTTCCACGTTATGACTTCATTTCCTAACAAAGCTTTATATAACACTTAATGGTTCGTGGTGGGTACTGGGAGCAATTATGGAAGAGACAGTAGGATGGTTAATCATTATCGTAATTCCATATATCCCTAAATTTTGTTTTAAATTTCGATTCAATTAAATCTAAGAAAGAGATTTATCTGGTATTAAGTCGAATTTTATAGTTATGAATCATGGAACAATTTCAAAAACAGTACCTTTGTTAAAATCAGTCACATTCATAGAGCCATAAACCCCTAAATATAGTCTAGTTTGATCCAGATTTGTTCCTAAGCTAACATAATAAGCTGATTGAGACCCAAAATTATAATCGGTTTGAATAACACTAAAATCATTTGGTTTACCATCTGTTCTTAGCCTAGTATAAGCTAAAACCCCTGTAACCGGTGGTTGAGATCCTTCATCCCGGGCAAAATCGGTAAACACAACGCTGCCCGTTAAATCGGGTATCCCATTCCCCGAATAGGCTTGAACTCCTGTAAGTGCAGTTCCTCCAAACTTATCGGGTCGGGGATCTTTATGAAAATAACTAGTTAAAGGCTGAAGACGTATGAATGAATTTTTTACTGTATCATTGTAATAAGCAATTGTTTTTTCTTCCAAAGTCGGATTTGCAGAGCAGCCCCTTATAATCGAAGTAGGAAAAGCACCTTCCCATCCTCGCCAGCCAAAGTTAATAAATCCTTCTTGGTCAGATTCAGATTTCATTAAAGAAGCTTGAATAAGTTGAGTAACCGGTATTGGTTTATAATGAACGAATGAAAAAATCGACTCTACTAAATCCTGTCCGACATTTCCCACATATTTGATATACTGATTATAAAACCTTTGAAATGAAATACCAGGTATATTACGAACCCCTTTGGCAATTACCGTTAGAGTTTCCTGAATAGGTGCGGGAAGTTCATTAAAACGTGTGACTACGGGTGGATTAGCGATAAATGTATTATTAGCTACATCAATTTCAATTATTTTACCGGCGATTTCCATATCATCCTGGCTTAAATTAAATGGATCATAGCCTGATCCACCATCTCCGGTTGTTAATACAAGTTTTCCTGTTTCAGGTGAAAAGTTTAAGCTATTGACACCATTATGATTGAAAAATGGTCTTCTTAAATTAAGTAATGCCCGCCGTTTTTGAGGTTGACCATTCGATTGTAAAATCCATTCCTCAACTGTATCAATATGATCAAATTGAGTTTCTCTATTAATCCACTTTAGGTTTAAGGTTCTGGGGTCACACGGATTAGGCTGAAAAAATTCAGGAAGACCATCTTGGCCTCGTCCTGCAGCTTCTGAATTAGGAAGAGCACCTGGACCTTGTGTGCCAGCTACAGAATAATGAAGATAAAACAGACCGTTATAATGAAATTCGGGATGAAACGCTAGCCCTATCAATCCTCGTTCATCATATCCACCACCAGAAACACCTAGTTTTATGATCCGCGGGCGAATATCTAAAAAAGTCCTTATAACTCCGTTTCCAATGTAAAAGATCTCTCCTACCTGGGTTGCAATAAATAATCTTTCAATTGAGTCACCCGGAAGTATTGCTGTTTTTAAAACAGTGGGTAAATTTATATTACTTACAATGGGTCGTAAACTAACCTTAACTTTTAACAACTAACTTTACGCTCCTTCTTATTGTTTTTTTATAAGAATATGATAAGAACTGTTCTATTATTAAATTAGGGCCGGGAAATTTTGGGAATATACTTAATAATATAAACATATATAGAACAATCTCTTCGTTGTCTTCTATCATTAAATTGTATGGATTTCGTCTTAACTAAAACCTGTAACCAGTATTGAGGAATTGAGGACTTGTATTTAATTGAAATGATAACTGTTTACTCTGAGTTACCACTCGAAATATGAAAGATTTTCTTGTGCCGAAAAGGATAAAGCTTATGTGTTTTAAGAAGAGAAGGAGGAACTCATGAATTGTTTAGCGTTTTATCAAATGAATCATACAAGCTCCACCATTATTTTAAAACGTATTCTTATTCTAAAAAGCTTGTATTAGCCGCCATTTTTTCAGCACTTGCAGCTATCCTGCAGTCAACTGGAAACTTCCTACCAGGGATTGGTTATTTAATCAGTCCTTTTGCCACTCTCCCTATCTTGATTTGTACTATTATATCTATTCCCTTTGGACTTCAAAGTTACATTTTAACGTTTTTTTTACTGACTCTGATTCAACCTGGTGAATCTTTTGTTTTCCCGTTTACAACAGGGATAGTAGGTTTAGGAATTGGAATAGCACTTCTTATTTTAAAAAGGCGAATTTACATCGTAGTTTTTACGTCTGTATTATTAATGGCTGGAATTTGTTTTCTTCTATATATAGTCCAATTCCCTGTTTTAGGACCAATCGCCAGTACATCTTCTTCATTGAAGGTTATGGGGTTTATTTATATTTTTTCTTTTGCATATAGCTGGTTATGGGTTGAATTAAGTAAGTTTATCTTCAAGAAATGGTATAAATTGATGGTGGAAAAATAAGTAAGAAGATTGGGCGCATTGTTAGGATAAGAAATGCGCTCTAACTTTGTAAGGTTCATATAGTTTGATAAGATGTTAGTCACAAACGGATTTCATGTAAAAGCATACTCATATTAGGTTGCTTTTCACTATTCTGTTAACGGCAGCGATTGTTTAACAAGCGTCTCTTATCATATTAAACTAATTGGTGAACAAGGCCATCATTTCGATGGTCTATTTTTACGTCCAAAGAATGGATGGCTAATGTGGCAGCATTCCTGTTTGAAAGATGCTCCGGGACTTGAAAGAAAAAGATCGTCTAGTATGTTGCTGATTTTATTGATTCCAATAACTTTTTCGGGAACTGCAAAATAGGAGTGGAATTCTAAAAAGAATGAAGCTTGAAGGTGAAATGTGTCTAGAAAAACTAAAGAACGGGTAAAGAATACATAGTTGAAGCAAATAGGAGGTAATTTCTAATGAAGAATCATGTTGTTGGCGTATACGAAAATGAACAACAAGCGGCTGAAGTTGTTGAAGATTTAAAAGAGAAAGGCTATACAACTGAGGAAATTTCAGTTATTGCTAAAAATACAAATGAACTATCTGAAATCACGCAGGAAGTAAAACCCTCCACTAAGGATGGAGCCTTTGCTGGAGCTGTAACTGGAGGAGCAATTGGTATAGCGGGCGTGATAGCAGGTTTATCCACTGTATTAATTCCCGGATTTGGCGCTGTGTTGGCTGCAGGTCCAATAATTACAACAATTGGAGGAGCAGTCGTAGGGGCCAACTCTGGCGCTGGCGGATTAAAACATGCTCTGATGGAAATTGGAGTCCCAGATGATGAAGCTGAACGCTATTCTAATGACGCTCAAGATGGTAAAATTCTGGTATTTCTTCATCCCAAACAGTGAGGACGTATTGGGTGGTTAGATGTTTGCATAAATATCACGCAGTGATTTTAGCTAAAAGTCGCTAAATCACTTGATGTAATAGTTTACCTCGGGAATTAACTCATGATGGACTACAACGTGAGTTTCCAGTTCTTAAGATGTGTGTTCGATTCCTTCCTAGTGTATACGAAAAAGAGTGAGTTCCTATGTTTGTATGAGTTTTGTACAAACATAGGAACTTTTTTTGTTTGGTTGCTTTAGCAACAAATAAAATTATGAAGATGATTAGAAAAAATAGAGAAAAATGTCATAAAAATATGTTGGTGCTTTAGTTAAATATTACGGGGTTACTTAGAGAGCCATTTTTTCTTATTGAACTAACGAAGCAGGTTAGTTCATATTAGTTGAAGAATAATGAGATAATGAATTTAATTTAATTGTGGAGATGATATAGTGTTTAAATATAATGTATGTTTCTTGAAAAGTAATGACCGAATCTTAATGCTGAATCGTGAAAAGCCACCAATTATGGGTGTGTGGAACGGGGTTGGCGGTAAATATGAAGCAGGAGAAACAGCTGATGAGGGTGCAATACGTGAAGTATTTGAGGAAACAGGTATCAAAGTAAACGAATATTACTCTAAAGGTGTAATTACATGGGATAAAAATGACGGGGAAAAAGATGGGTTACATGTGTACTTGTTTGAAGTAGATGCGACATTAGGGAATGAATCCATACAAAAAACAAGAGAAGGGATTCTCGATTGGAAACAAATAGATTGGATAATTAACCCTAATAACTTAGGGATTGCTAAAATGGTATTACAGTACTTGCCTGTACTATTAGAAAAAGAGAATGATTATTTATTCGAGTACAAGGACGGTATAGTTAAGCTTATAGTTTAAGAAGTATTATAGAAATTTGTTTATTGCCTCTAAAAGATAGTTATTGTTTAACTGACGGGTGCTTTACTTGATTATGTAGACGATAGGAGTAAAGAATTGATGAAAATAAGAATAGCCACGTCAAACGATCGGCAACAAGTGGTAAATGTATTAAATAAGGCAACGTTGGCTTTACAAAAAAAGGGGATTTGCCAGTGGGATTATCCATGGGATGTAAATAAAATTGTTAGCGAAATTAAGAATAATTATGCGTATGTATTATTCTTAGATGAGGAAATAGTTGGTACTTTTTGTATAAAGGAGATAGATAGTTTAAGTGAATTAACAATTGTTCCAAAAAGTAATTATTTGTTTCAAATTGCCCTTCTACCAGAATACCAAGGTAATAATTATGGATCAGAAATAACGGACTTTGCCCGTTCTTTCACAATTGAGGGAAATAAGACGATTTATTTAGACTGTTGGGCTGGAAATGAAAAGTTAAAAGGTTACTATTTGAATAATGGGTTCGAGTATCGAGATGATTTTCCCGAAGAAGATTATTTCATTAGCATTTTTAAATACAACTAATTACAATCCTTATTGTACAAACGGGTTAGGCTAGTTTAATAAGGAATTCTACTGACTAGGAATAAAGAGTGTTAATCAATATTGGGGGATACTTATGCGTAGTTTTATTATCATTTTGTTAAGTTTTGGACTGTTATTAACTGGTTGCTCAAATGGAGCAAGTGTTACAGAAGTCAGAGCTTATATGGCAGAAGATATACCTTTTGAAGATGGAACAGGTAGAGTAACTATTGTATATGAGGAAATAATTGATGACAGTACGATTGATGACGGAATTATTGATGTAATTGTATTAGCAAAAGGATTAAAACCAACTGCAAACTATGAAATTTCGCTTGGAGGAGATAATAATGGAGGAGTTGTTTTTGGTCCTGAAGAAAATGTAGAGATACGATTTGGAACTATGGTTGGTGGAACTTTATTTCAGCCTAATGAGCAAGGAGAACTATATGTTTCAATGAAGAATCCATTAAGAATTATAGATGGTAAAGAAGTGCGAGTTATTGTCTCAGAAAATGGCAAAGAAGTTTTAAGAACTCAACCTTTTATAGTGTCGAAAAAAACTCCGCAATAAAAGAAAGATCAATAGCGTTGAAACCTTGTGAAATTCTTATTGAACTTACGAAGCAGTGATTTAATTAGTTATACCAATTTTCAATGGAAGAGTCACTACAAGGAGTTATTGCATTACACGAAGAATTCTTTATTTATATATGTGATATTGAAGAGTGGTAACAAAGTCTCCTTATTATGCTAATTGTGCGTTTCTACAATCGTGTGAACTTTTTATTGAAGTAACGAAGAAGCTGGTTTATGAAGGAAGATATTAACGAAAGCAGGATGGGAAGATAATACTCAAAGAATACTTTTCATCATGAAGAATATATATATATATAAAATAGGAACCTAGATAATTACTTTCTGGTGAAGGGAGATTTTCATGAGTAATTTAGTAAATGACAATCTGTATGAAGTGAGAAATAACTTAGTAAACGAGATTACTTCATTAAATTATTCTCAATTTAATGGTAGGCTTGGTATGAATATGTGGAGTATAGCACAAATTTGTCATCACTTAGTTTTAGTGGAACAGGCAACAATAAAGGCAATTGCATGGGGGTTAAAAAAGGTTG encodes:
- the lepB gene encoding signal peptidase I, whose translation is MKKVKEKNEFLEWAKAIGIAILFACGIRFFLFTPIVVDGASMMPTFENGDRIVVDKIGPKLMEYERFDVIVFEAKEDTNYIKRIIGIPGDRIAYENDELFINGERYEEHYLEEYKKALIDNGTLTGDFTLEEYLGELTVPDGYFFVLGDNRRNSTDSRDPSVGFVSKDKILGTAKIVFLPLDNLKIIK
- a CDS encoding PQQ-dependent sugar dehydrogenase; this encodes MLKVKVSLRPIVSNINLPTVLKTAILPGDSIERLFIATQVGEIFYIGNGVIRTFLDIRPRIIKLGVSGGGYDERGLIGLAFHPEFHYNGLFYLHYSVAGTQGPGALPNSEAAGRGQDGLPEFFQPNPCDPRTLNLKWINRETQFDHIDTVEEWILQSNGQPQKRRALLNLRRPFFNHNGVNSLNFSPETGKLVLTTGDGGSGYDPFNLSQDDMEIAGKIIEIDVANNTFIANPPVVTRFNELPAPIQETLTVIAKGVRNIPGISFQRFYNQYIKYVGNVGQDLVESIFSFVHYKPIPVTQLIQASLMKSESDQEGFINFGWRGWEGAFPTSIIRGCSANPTLEEKTIAYYNDTVKNSFIRLQPLTSYFHKDPRPDKFGGTALTGVQAYSGNGIPDLTGSVVFTDFARDEGSQPPVTGVLAYTRLRTDGKPNDFSVIQTDYNFGSQSAYYVSLGTNLDQTRLYLGVYGSMNVTDFNKGTVFEIVP
- a CDS encoding general stress protein; translated protein: MKNHVVGVYENEQQAAEVVEDLKEKGYTTEEISVIAKNTNELSEITQEVKPSTKDGAFAGAVTGGAIGIAGVIAGLSTVLIPGFGAVLAAGPIITTIGGAVVGANSGAGGLKHALMEIGVPDDEAERYSNDAQDGKILVFLHPKQ
- a CDS encoding NUDIX hydrolase, whose amino-acid sequence is MFKYNVCFLKSNDRILMLNREKPPIMGVWNGVGGKYEAGETADEGAIREVFEETGIKVNEYYSKGVITWDKNDGEKDGLHVYLFEVDATLGNESIQKTREGILDWKQIDWIINPNNLGIAKMVLQYLPVLLEKENDYLFEYKDGIVKLIV
- a CDS encoding GNAT family N-acetyltransferase, translating into MKIRIATSNDRQQVVNVLNKATLALQKKGICQWDYPWDVNKIVSEIKNNYAYVLFLDEEIVGTFCIKEIDSLSELTIVPKSNYLFQIALLPEYQGNNYGSEITDFARSFTIEGNKTIYLDCWAGNEKLKGYYLNNGFEYRDDFPEEDYFISIFKYN